A DNA window from Acidobacteriota bacterium contains the following coding sequences:
- a CDS encoding HupE/UreJ family protein yields MALLLVLLAPRAGAHDVPNEVTVFGFVRPQAQTLTLLLRVPLKSLRDLDIPTYTNGFLDFSRVDRALTDATNLWIRDYVEIYENGQRLASPGIRALRVSLPGDRSFDAYDTALENILTGPRLGQETQIYWEQGMLDVALDYAIGSEQSDFAVRPGLSRLGLQVNVVLRFQQPGKPERAFDIHADTGIVHLDPRWHQAFYLFAREGFFHILDGTDHLLFLLCLVIPFRHLRGLVIVVTSFTIAHSVTLIASAYGMAPDGLWFAPLIETLIAVSIVYMAFENIVGAQLSRRWMVTFGFGLIHGFGFSFLLRERMQFAGEHLVASLLAFNVGVEIGQVFVLILAVPLLTLTFRYVVAERIGTILLSALVAHTAWHWATERGSVLIGYRWPEFTAADLSQLLRLAMVIVGAAFVMWLLSLWMGKPAAPAPQAPEAP; encoded by the coding sequence GTGGCCCTGCTCCTGGTCTTGCTGGCGCCCCGCGCCGGCGCTCACGATGTGCCCAACGAGGTCACCGTGTTCGGCTTCGTCCGGCCCCAGGCCCAGACCCTGACCCTGTTGTTGCGGGTGCCCCTGAAGTCGCTCCGGGACTTGGACATCCCCACCTACACGAACGGCTTTCTGGACTTCAGCCGGGTCGATCGGGCCCTGACCGACGCCACCAACCTGTGGATTCGCGACTACGTCGAGATCTACGAGAACGGCCAGCGCCTGGCGTCGCCCGGGATCAGGGCGCTGCGGGTGTCGCTGCCCGGAGACCGATCGTTCGACGCCTACGACACCGCGCTCGAAAACATCCTGACCGGCCCTCGCCTCGGCCAGGAGACCCAGATCTACTGGGAGCAGGGCATGCTCGACGTCGCGCTCGACTACGCGATCGGCTCCGAGCAGTCGGACTTTGCCGTGCGCCCCGGGTTGTCGCGGCTGGGACTCCAGGTCAACGTCGTGCTCCGCTTCCAGCAACCCGGCAAGCCCGAGCGCGCGTTCGACATCCACGCCGACACCGGCATCGTCCACCTCGATCCGCGCTGGCACCAGGCGTTCTACCTGTTCGCCCGGGAGGGGTTCTTCCATATCCTCGACGGCACCGATCACCTGCTGTTCCTGTTGTGCCTGGTGATTCCGTTCCGCCATCTGCGCGGACTGGTGATTGTCGTCACGTCGTTCACGATCGCGCATTCCGTGACGCTGATCGCGTCGGCCTACGGCATGGCGCCCGATGGGCTGTGGTTTGCGCCGCTCATTGAAACGCTGATCGCGGTCTCGATCGTGTACATGGCGTTCGAGAACATCGTCGGCGCGCAACTCAGCCGCCGCTGGATGGTGACCTTCGGCTTCGGTCTCATCCATGGGTTTGGGTTCTCGTTCCTGTTGCGCGAGCGCATGCAGTTCGCGGGTGAGCACCTGGTCGCGTCACTGCTTGCCTTCAACGTCGGGGTCGAGATCGGCCAGGTGTTCGTGTTGATCCTCGCCGTGCCGCTGTTGACGCTGACGTTCCGCTACGTGGTCGCCGAACGGATCGGCACCATTCTGCTGTCGGCGCTCGTCGCGCACACAGCCTGGCACTGGGCCACCGAGCGCGGCAGCGTGCTGATTGGCTACCGCTGGCCGGAGTTCACCGCCGCCGACCTGTCACAGCTCTTGCGTCTGGCCATGGTGATCGTCGGCGCTGCGTTCGTGATGTGGCTGTTGTCGCTGTGGATGGGAAAACCGGCCGCCCCGGCACCCCAGGCACCTGAAGCACCCTAG